A genome region from Camelina sativa cultivar DH55 chromosome 10, Cs, whole genome shotgun sequence includes the following:
- the LOC104719858 gene encoding small G protein signaling modulator 1-like isoform X1, translating to MMFPRLRLTKVFFSLVLAGNWIVFSDGSSGGGARNGYSGGLWSSAIAPSNVGLAVAVTVMAGLAVTLTVVYSRRGSIGSPWSLRTRKHVLQPEQWNAFFTEEGRLSDGGVKFLKKVRSGGVHPSIRPEVWPFLLGVYDLNSTKEERDSIRQLKQKEYKSLRRQCREIHERNKNGCDSKQTAQNSNTGDSQDENCEKSDVTIEDAAANDSDSTNPEETETSPLLANEEAESQNTVTHEKDNLSPSSKPKSQAAEEDFITTNDSDSTNPEETETSPLPTNEVAESHNTVNEEKENSSPSSKPKSQAADEDFITTNDSDSTNPEETETAPLLANEEAENNNTVNQEKDNSSPSSKPKSQAADEDFITTNDSDSTNPEETETAPLLANEEAENNNTVNQEKDNSSPSSKPKSQAADEDFITTWQRIIRLDAVRANDEWVPYSPSQAAVSETKARGIAIQVGLNDYDHLEPCRIFHAARLVGILEAYAVYDPEIGYCQGMSDLLSPLIAVMEDDVLAFWCFVGFMSKARHNFRLDEVGIRRQLSMVSKIIKFKDIHLYRHLENLEAEDCFFVYRMVVVLFRRELTFEQTLCLWEVMWADQAAIRTGIAKATWGRIRLRAPPTEDLLLYAIAASVLQRRKTIIEKYSGMDEIMKECNSMAGHLDVWKLLDDAHDLVVNLHDKI from the exons ATGATGTTTCCGCGACTACGATTGACGAAGGTCTTCTTCTCCCTGGTCCTCGCCGGGAATTGGATCGTCTTTTCCGACGGTAGCAGCGGTGGCGGCGCGAGAAACGGCTACTCCGGCGGATTATGGTCGTCGGCTATTGCTCCTTCCAATGTTGGTTTAGCTGTCGCAGTCACCGTCATGGCCGGTCTGGCCGTGACTCTCACCGTCGTCTACTCTCGTAG GGGAAGCATTGGATCACCTTGGTCACTGAGGACAAGAAAGCATGTTCTTCAACCTGAACAGTGGAATGCTTTCTTCACAGAGGAAGGGCGACTCAGTGATGGAGGTGTCAAATTTCTGAAGAAAGTTCGTAGTGGG ggtGTACATCCAAGCATCAGACCAGAAGTTTGGCCGTTTCTCCTTGGAGT GTATGACCTAAACAGCACCAAGGAAGAAAGAGATTCTATTCGACAGCTGAAACA GAAGGAATATAAAAGCCTGCGTAGACAATGTCGCGAGATTCATGAACGCAATAAAAATGGCTGCGACTCAAAGCAGACAGCTCAGAACAGTAATACTGGAGACAGTCAG GATGAGAACTGTGAAAAGAGTGATGTCACCATTGAAGATGCTGCTGCTAATGACTCAGACTCAACCAACCCTGAAGAAACCGAGACTTCACCTCTTCTAGCTAACGAAGAAGCAGAAAGCCAGAATACTGTTACCCATGAAAAAGACAATTTGTCTCCATCATCAAAGCCAAAATCACAGGCTGCAGAAGAGGATTTCATCACAACTAATGACTCAGACTCGACCAATCCTGAAGAAACCGAGACTTCACCTCTTCCAACTAACGAAGTAGCAGAAAGCCACAATACTGTtaacgaagaaaaagaaaattcttctccatcatcaaaGCCGAAATCACAGGCTGCAGACGAGGATTTCATCACAACTAATGACTCAGACTCGACCAACCCTGAAGAAACCGAGACTGCACCTCTTCTAGCTAACGAAGAAGCAGAAAACAACAATACTGTTAACCAAGAAAAAGACAATTCGTCTCCATCATCAAAGCCAAAATCACAGGCTGCAGACGAGGAT TTCATCACAACTAATGACTCAGACTCGACCAACCCTGAAGAAACCGAGACTGCACCTCTTCTAGCTAACGAAGAAGCAGAAAACAACAATACTGTTAACCAAGAAAAAGACAATTCGTCTCCATCATCAAAGCCAAAATCACAGGCTGCAGACGAGGATTTCATCACAACGTGGCAGAGAATTATCCGCCTAGATGCCGTGAGAGCAAATGACGAATGGGTGCCCTACTCACCGTCTCAAGCTGCTGTTTCTGAGACAAAAGCCCGGGGTATAGCCATACAGGTTGGTCTCAATGACTACGACCACTTGGAACCCTGCCGGATATTCCATGCAGCCCGCCTGGTCGGGATCCTTGAAGCCTACGCTGTCTACGATCCAGAAATCGGTTATTGTCAAGGAATGAGCGACTTACTATCTCCTTTAATCGCAGTGATGGAAGATGACGTCTTAGCATTCTGGTGCTTTGTCGGGTTCATGAGTAAAGCACGGCATAATTTCCGGCTAGACGAGGTTGGAATCAGGCGACAACTCTCAATGGTATCgaaaatcataaaattcaaaGACATTCACTTGTACCGACACTTGGAGAACCTTGAAGCAGAAGACTGCTTCTTTGTATACCGTATGGTGGTTGTTTTGTTCAGAAGAGAACTAACATTTGAGCAGACGCTGTGTCTCTGGGAAGTAATGTGGGCAGATCAAGCTGCTATACGAACTGGGATTGCAAAGGCAACATGGGGGAGAATCAGGTTACGAGCGCCGCCTACAGAAGATTTGTTGCTTTATGCGATAGCTGCGAGTGTATTGCAGAGGAGAAAGACGATCATAGAGAAATACAGTGGGATGGATGAGATAATGAAGGAATGTAACAGCATGGCTGGTCATCTTGATGTTTGGAAACTTCTAGACGATGCTCATGACTTAGTCGTCAATCTTCACGACAAGATCTAA
- the LOC104719857 gene encoding scarecrow-like protein 23: MTTKPIDRDFPSSKTLENDGAAAIKLLSLLLQCAEHVATDHLREASTLLSEISEICSPFGSSPERVVAYFAQALQTRVISSYLSSACSTLSEKPLSVAQSQKIFSALQTFNAVSPLIKFSHFTANQAIFQALDGEDSVHIIDLDVMQGLQWPALFYILASRPRKLRSIRITGFGSSSELLASTGRRLADFASSLNLPFEFHPIEGKIGNLIEPSQLGTRQGEAVVVHWMQHRLYDVTGNDLETLEILRRLKPNLVTVVEQELSYDDGGSFLGRFVEALHYYSALFDALGDGLSEESGERFAVEQIVLATEIRHIVAHGGRKRVKWREEFNRVRFRPVSLRGNPATQAGLLLGMLPWNGYTLVEENGTLRLGWKDLSLLTASAWISQPFH; this comes from the coding sequence ATGACTACAAAACCTATCGACCGAGATTTCCCTTCTTCCAAAACACTCGAAAACGACGGTGCCGCCGCTATCAAACTCCTTAGCTTACTCTTACAATGCGCTGAACACGTCGCCACGGATCATCTCCGCGAAGCTTCGACCCTCTTATCTGAAATCTCCGAGATATGTTCTCCGTTTGGCTCCTCTCCCGAGCGAGTCGTCGCTTACTTCGCGCAAGCTCTACAAACGCGCGTGATCAGCTCTTACCTATCCAGCGCGTGTTCTACACTCTCCGAGAAACCTCTCTCCGTTGCTCAGTCTCAGAAGATCTTCTCCGCCTTGCAAACGTTCAACGCCGTCAGTCCTCTGATCAAATTCTCACATTTCACGGCGAATCAAGCGATCTTTCAGGCCCTTGATGGCGAAGACTCCGTTCATATCATCGACCTCGACGTGATGCAAGGTCTTCAATGGCCGGCTCTGTTTTACATCCTCGCTTCGCGTCCACGAAAACTCCGATCGATTCGGATCACCGGATTCGGCTCCTCCTCCGAACTACTCGCTTCAACCGGCCGGAGACTCGCCGATTTTGCATCGTCGTTAAACCTCCCGTTCGAGTTTCATCCAATCGAAGGCAAGATTGGAAACCTAATCGAACCGAGTCAACTCGGGACGAGACAAGGCGAAGCTGTGGTGGTTCACTGGATGCAGCACCGGTTATACGACGTCACCGGAAACGATCTCGAGACGTTGGAGATTCTACGGAGGCTGAAACCGAATCTGGTAACGGTGGTGGAGCAAGAATTGAGCTACGACGACGGAGGAAGCTTTTTAGGGAGATTCGTGGAGGCGTTGCATTATTACAGCGCGTTGTTCGACGCGCTTGGAGATGGATTAAGTGAGGAGAGTGGAGAGAGGTTCGCGGTGGAGCAGATTGTGTTGGCGACGGAGATAAGACACATTGTGGCGCACGGAGGAAGGAAGAGAGTGAAGTGGAGAGAGGAGTTTAATCGGGTCCGGTTCAGACCCGTTTCGCTTCGGGGTAACCCGGCCACGCAAGCGGGTTTGTTGTTGGGTATGTTGCCGTGGAATGGATATACTTTGGTCGAAGAGAATGGAACACTCCGTCTCGGTTGGAAGGATCTCTCGCTTTTGACCGCCTCTGCCTGGATATCTCAGCCGTTCCActga
- the LOC104719860 gene encoding uncharacterized protein LOC104719860 produces MADTVEEPQLQNGTAPSESETEQSPTPEPQLQTEPKLAGEIPEIETDATLEVTDATPEEVQSEVKPEGVQSEVTDAKPEEVQSEVKPEEVKSVITDVDLSPGGSEEIPIQLKEADQESSSSSVLKKEDEGNKTFTMRELLSELKSEEGDGTPHSSVSPFSRESASQPAENNPAMDLINRIQVNDEEGRSRQRVLAFAARKYASAIERNPDDHDALYNWALILQESADNVSPDSVSPSKDDLLEEACKKYDEATRLCPTLYDAYYNWAIAISDRAKMRGRTKEAEELWEQATNNYEKAVQLNWNSSQALNNWGLALQELSQIVPAREKEKVVRTAISKFRAAIRLQFDFHRAIYNLGTVLYGLAEDTLRTGGSGNGKDMPPGELYSQSAIYIAAAHSLKPSYSVYSSALRLVRSMLPLPHLKVGYLTAPPVGNSLAPHSDWQRTEFELNHERLLQVLKPEPREMGRNLSGKSETMSTNVEKKTVKVNITEIVSVTPCADLTLPPGAGLCIDTIHGPVFLVADSWESLDGWLDAIRLVYTIYARGKSDVLAGIITG; encoded by the exons ATGGCGGATACTGTTGAAGAGCCTCAATTGCAAAATGGAACGGCACCAAGTGAGTCAGAAACCGAACAAAGTCCGACTCCGGAACCACAACTCCAAACTGAGCCCAAACTTGCCGGAGAAATTCCGGAAATAGAAACGGATGCGACGCTGGAGGTGACCGATGCGACGCCGGAGGAAGTACAATCTGAGGTAAAGCCGGAAGGAGTACAATCTGAGGTAACCGATGCGAAGCCGGAGGAAGTACAATCTGAGGTAAAGCCGGAGGAAGTAAAATCTGTGATAACCGATGTGGATCTGTCGCCGGGAGGATCCGAGGAGATCCCGATCCAGTTGAAGGAGGCTGATCaggagtcttcttcttcttctgttctgaagaaagaagatgagggGAATAAGACCTTTACCATGAGAGAGTTGCTTAGCGAATTGAAAAGCGAGGAAGGAGATGGCACTCCCCACAGTTCCGTTTCTCCCTTtag TCGAGAAAGTGCTTCTCAACCAGCTGAGAACAATCCTGCAATGGATCTGATTAACAGGATCCAAGTTAACGACGAAGAGGGCCGATCTCGCCAGCGTGTTCTTGCATTTGCTGCCCGCAA GTATGCTAGTGCGATTGAGAGAAATCCAGATGATCATGATGCATTATACAACTGGGCACTTATACTCCAG GAAAGTGCTGATAATGTCAGCCCAGATTCTGTTTCACCTTCTAAAGATGATTTGCTTGAGGAAGCTTGTAAGAAGTACGATGAGGCAACCCGTCTCTGCCCGACGCTTTATGAT GCTTACTACAACTGGGCTATTGCAATCTCTGATAGGGCAAAGATGCGTGGTCGCACAAAGGAGGCTGAAGAATTATGGGAACAG GCAactaataattatgaaaaagcTGTCCAGCTAAATTGGAACAGTTCCCAG GCATTAAACAACTGGGGACTGGCGCTGCAG GAACTCAGTCAAATTGTTCCAGCTAGGGAGAAGGAAAAGGTTGTTCGAACTGCTATTAGCAAG TTTCGGGCAGCAATCAGGTTGCAATTTGATTTCCATCGAGCCATATACAACCTTGGAACTGTTCTT TATGGATTAGCAGAAGACACACTTAGAACTGGGGGTTCGGGAAACGGCAAAGACATGCCTCCTGGTGAGTTATACAGCCAATCTGCCATCTACATTGCTGCAGCTCATTCGTTGAAGCCAAGTTACTCA GTTTACAGCAGCGCTTTGAGGCTTGTTCGCTCCATG CTACCTCTACCACATCTAAAAGTTGGATATCTAACAGCACCACCCGTGGGCAACTCACTTGCTCCTCACAGTGATTGGCAACGCACGGAGTTTGAACTCAATCACGAGAGGCTTCTACAG GTACTGAAACCTGAACCAAGAGAAATGGGACGAAACCTGTCAGGAAAATCAGAAACAATGAGCACAAACGTGGAGAAGAAGACGGTAAAAGTGAATATAACAGAGATTGTGTCAGTGACCCCTTGTGCTGATCTTACTCTACCTCCTGGTGCTGGTCTCTGCATTGATACCATTCATGGCCCAGTCTTCTTG GTTGCAGATTCATGGGAGTCATTAGATGGATGGCTGGATGCGATTCGTTTGGTTTACACAATTTACGCGAGAGGGAAGAGTGATGTTTTAGCCGGTATTATCACTGGTTAA
- the LOC104719858 gene encoding small G protein signaling modulator 1-like isoform X2 → MMFPRLRLTKVFFSLVLAGNWIVFSDGSSGGGARNGYSGGLWSSAIAPSNVGLAVAVTVMAGLAVTLTVVYSRRGSIGSPWSLRTRKHVLQPEQWNAFFTEEGRLSDGGVKFLKKVRSGGVHPSIRPEVWPFLLGVYDLNSTKEERDSIRQLKQKEYKSLRRQCREIHERNKNGCDSKQTAQNSNTGDSQVLDSHDIEEVDSSTRSVTVKESEKLNSKSIMQDENCEKSDVTIEDAAANDSDSTNPEETETSPLLANEEAESQNTVTHEKDNLSPSSKPKSQAAEEDFITTNDSDSTNPEETETSPLPTNEVAESHNTVNEEKENSSPSSKPKSQAADEDFITTNDSDSTNPEETETAPLLANEEAENNNTVNQEKDNSSPSSKPKSQAADEDFITTWQRIIRLDAVRANDEWVPYSPSQAAVSETKARGIAIQVGLNDYDHLEPCRIFHAARLVGILEAYAVYDPEIGYCQGMSDLLSPLIAVMEDDVLAFWCFVGFMSKARHNFRLDEVGIRRQLSMVSKIIKFKDIHLYRHLENLEAEDCFFVYRMVVVLFRRELTFEQTLCLWEVMWADQAAIRTGIAKATWGRIRLRAPPTEDLLLYAIAASVLQRRKTIIEKYSGMDEIMKECNSMAGHLDVWKLLDDAHDLVVNLHDKI, encoded by the exons ATGATGTTTCCGCGACTACGATTGACGAAGGTCTTCTTCTCCCTGGTCCTCGCCGGGAATTGGATCGTCTTTTCCGACGGTAGCAGCGGTGGCGGCGCGAGAAACGGCTACTCCGGCGGATTATGGTCGTCGGCTATTGCTCCTTCCAATGTTGGTTTAGCTGTCGCAGTCACCGTCATGGCCGGTCTGGCCGTGACTCTCACCGTCGTCTACTCTCGTAG GGGAAGCATTGGATCACCTTGGTCACTGAGGACAAGAAAGCATGTTCTTCAACCTGAACAGTGGAATGCTTTCTTCACAGAGGAAGGGCGACTCAGTGATGGAGGTGTCAAATTTCTGAAGAAAGTTCGTAGTGGG ggtGTACATCCAAGCATCAGACCAGAAGTTTGGCCGTTTCTCCTTGGAGT GTATGACCTAAACAGCACCAAGGAAGAAAGAGATTCTATTCGACAGCTGAAACA GAAGGAATATAAAAGCCTGCGTAGACAATGTCGCGAGATTCATGAACGCAATAAAAATGGCTGCGACTCAAAGCAGACAGCTCAGAACAGTAATACTGGAGACAGTCAGGTTCTTGATTCCCATGATATTGAGGAAGTCGATAGTTCCACAAGATCCGTAACAGTAAAGGAATCAGAGAAGTTAAATTCCAAATCCATTATGCAGGATGAGAACTGTGAAAAGAGTGATGTCACCATTGAAGATGCTGCTGCTAATGACTCAGACTCAACCAACCCTGAAGAAACCGAGACTTCACCTCTTCTAGCTAACGAAGAAGCAGAAAGCCAGAATACTGTTACCCATGAAAAAGACAATTTGTCTCCATCATCAAAGCCAAAATCACAGGCTGCAGAAGAGGATTTCATCACAACTAATGACTCAGACTCGACCAATCCTGAAGAAACCGAGACTTCACCTCTTCCAACTAACGAAGTAGCAGAAAGCCACAATACTGTtaacgaagaaaaagaaaattcttctccatcatcaaaGCCGAAATCACAGGCTGCAGACGAGGATTTCATCACAACTAATGACTCAGACTCGACCAACCCTGAAGAAACCGAGACTGCACCTCTTCTAGCTAACGAAGAAGCAGAAAACAACAATACTGTTAACCAAGAAAAAGACAATTCGTCTCCATCATCAAAGCCAAAATCACAGGCTGCAGACGAGGATTTCATCACAACGTGGCAGAGAATTATCCGCCTAGATGCCGTGAGAGCAAATGACGAATGGGTGCCCTACTCACCGTCTCAAGCTGCTGTTTCTGAGACAAAAGCCCGGGGTATAGCCATACAGGTTGGTCTCAATGACTACGACCACTTGGAACCCTGCCGGATATTCCATGCAGCCCGCCTGGTCGGGATCCTTGAAGCCTACGCTGTCTACGATCCAGAAATCGGTTATTGTCAAGGAATGAGCGACTTACTATCTCCTTTAATCGCAGTGATGGAAGATGACGTCTTAGCATTCTGGTGCTTTGTCGGGTTCATGAGTAAAGCACGGCATAATTTCCGGCTAGACGAGGTTGGAATCAGGCGACAACTCTCAATGGTATCgaaaatcataaaattcaaaGAC ATTCACTTGTACCGACACTTGGAGAACCTTGAAGCAGAAGACTGCTTCTTTGTATACCGTATGGTGGTTGTTTTGTTCAGAAGAGAACTAACATTTGAGCAGACGCTGTGTCTCTGGGAAGTAATGTGGGCAGATCAAGCTGCTATACGAACTGGGATTGCAAAGGCAACATGGGGGAGAATCAGGTTACGAGCGCCGCCTACAGAAGATTTGTTGCTTTATGCGATAGCTGCGAGTGTATTGCAGAGGAGAAAGACGATCATAGAGAAATACAGTGGGATGGATGAGATAATGAAGGAATGTAACAGCATGGCTGGTCATCTTGATGTTTGGAAACTTCTAGACGATGCTCATGACTTAGTCGTCAATCTTCACGACAAGATCTAA